A genomic region of Mesobacillus jeotgali contains the following coding sequences:
- a CDS encoding TetR/AcrR family transcriptional regulator: protein MSPRPKIALDKNTIMIAAAELANVHGSEYVTLAMLAKKLNIKSPSLYNHFDGLPGIKREMAIFSLQKLYISLEEEAEGKAHGEEAVLALSQAYLTFARTNPGLYEFALSAPAPSDEQVHEAGKKIVELVVSAIGPFDLSDEEAIHAVRGLRSLMHGFASLEQRRGFGMPLNLDESYQLAVAAFIKGLKK, encoded by the coding sequence ATGTCACCAAGACCGAAAATTGCGCTTGATAAAAATACGATTATGATCGCAGCAGCTGAGCTAGCGAATGTGCATGGAAGTGAATATGTAACCCTTGCAATGCTGGCCAAGAAGCTCAACATTAAATCGCCTTCATTATACAATCACTTTGATGGCCTGCCGGGTATTAAAAGGGAAATGGCCATTTTTTCACTACAGAAACTGTACATTAGCCTTGAGGAGGAAGCAGAGGGCAAAGCTCATGGGGAAGAAGCAGTATTGGCATTAAGCCAGGCGTATTTAACCTTTGCAAGAACAAATCCGGGACTGTACGAGTTCGCATTATCAGCACCAGCCCCTTCAGATGAGCAGGTTCATGAGGCTGGCAAAAAAATCGTTGAACTCGTCGTTTCTGCTATTGGACCTTTTGACCTTTCAGATGAGGAAGCAATCCATGCTGTCCGAGGTTTGAGAAGCTTGATGCATGGATTTGCATCACTGGAACAAAGAAGGGGGTTCGGGATGCCGCTGAATCTGGATGAAAGTTACCAGCTCGCAGTCGCAGCCTTTATCAAAGGCTTGAAAAAATAA
- a CDS encoding amino acid ABC transporter ATP-binding protein codes for MIKVANLQKSFGSHKVLNGINVEVQPQEVVVVIGPSGSGKSTFLRCINLLETITEGHVLIEDIDITDKGTDINKVREEVGMVFQHFNLFPHKTVIENIMLAPLKVRGVAEQQARAKGMELLKKVGLEDKAEAYPDSLSGGQKQRVAIARALAMEPKIMLFDEPTSALDPEMVGEVLEVIKQLAREGMTMVVVTHEMGFAREVGDRVIFMDGGLVVEENKPDEIFENPQHERTKAFLSKVL; via the coding sequence ATGATCAAAGTCGCTAATCTGCAAAAATCATTTGGCAGCCATAAAGTTTTGAATGGAATAAATGTTGAGGTACAGCCACAGGAGGTCGTCGTGGTCATCGGTCCATCAGGTTCCGGTAAATCAACCTTCCTCCGCTGCATAAACCTGCTCGAGACGATTACGGAGGGGCATGTGCTGATCGAGGACATAGACATTACGGATAAGGGTACGGACATCAACAAAGTTCGCGAAGAGGTCGGAATGGTATTCCAGCATTTCAACCTGTTCCCGCATAAGACTGTGATTGAAAACATCATGCTGGCGCCCCTGAAGGTAAGAGGCGTTGCGGAACAGCAGGCAAGGGCAAAAGGGATGGAGCTGCTGAAAAAGGTAGGGCTAGAGGATAAAGCAGAAGCCTACCCGGATTCACTTTCCGGCGGGCAAAAGCAGAGGGTGGCAATCGCACGCGCCCTTGCGATGGAGCCAAAAATCATGCTGTTCGATGAACCAACCTCAGCCCTCGATCCAGAAATGGTCGGGGAAGTATTAGAGGTAATAAAACAACTTGCGCGCGAAGGGATGACGATGGTCGTCGTCACCCACGAAATGGGCTTTGCACGCGAAGTCGGTGACCGTGTCATCTTCATGGACGGCGGATTGGTCGTGGAAGAAAACAAGCCAGATGAGATTTTCGAAAACCCGCAGCATGAGCGGACGAAAGCCTTTTTGAGTAAGGTGTTGTAA
- a CDS encoding basic amino acid ABC transporter substrate-binding protein, whose protein sequence is MKKRFLAIVMLAIMALVVSACGTSSGGGGSDAEKKELRVVTDAAYAPFEYMDGDKIVGFDIDFLKAVAKEAGYELKIENVGWDPIFVEIKSERADLAVSSISINDERKQTYDFSLPYFLSTNKILVREDSDIKSAADLKGKVVAVQNGTTGQATMDKLLGKNNEDIKKFDNNNLAIMEMLSGGADAVVADNGVVEVYAKNNPNEKLKVIEDSDSFEAEYYGILFPKGTDLKADFDKAIKKIVENGTYEKIYQEWFGQDPNMEMLKAEQEASE, encoded by the coding sequence ATGAAGAAAAGATTTCTTGCCATTGTGATGTTGGCAATCATGGCACTCGTAGTGTCGGCATGCGGAACAAGCTCAGGCGGAGGGGGATCCGACGCCGAAAAGAAGGAATTAAGGGTCGTCACTGATGCAGCATATGCACCATTTGAATACATGGATGGCGACAAAATTGTTGGTTTTGATATCGATTTTCTGAAGGCTGTGGCGAAAGAAGCAGGATACGAGCTGAAAATCGAAAATGTCGGCTGGGACCCGATTTTTGTGGAAATCAAGAGCGAGCGAGCTGATCTGGCGGTTTCCTCAATCTCAATCAATGATGAGCGCAAGCAGACATATGACTTTTCGCTGCCATATTTCTTATCCACTAATAAAATCCTTGTCCGTGAAGACAGCGACATTAAAAGTGCTGCTGACTTGAAGGGCAAGGTTGTAGCTGTCCAAAACGGCACAACCGGGCAGGCAACAATGGATAAGCTCCTTGGCAAGAACAACGAGGATATCAAGAAATTCGATAACAACAACCTGGCAATCATGGAAATGCTGTCTGGCGGAGCAGATGCAGTCGTAGCAGATAACGGCGTAGTCGAAGTATATGCCAAAAACAATCCGAATGAAAAACTGAAGGTCATTGAAGACAGCGACAGCTTCGAGGCAGAATACTATGGAATCCTGTTCCCGAAAGGCACCGATCTGAAGGCGGACTTCGATAAAGCAATCAAGAAAATCGTCGAGAATGGCACATATGAAAAAATCTATCAAGAATGGTTCGGCCAAGATCCAAATATGGAAATGCTGAAGGCGGAACAGGAAGCATCAGAATAA
- a CDS encoding formate/nitrite transporter family protein: MEVQALQEVEKLALKKHKIFKQSKTRYLARAALASMFIGFGVIVAFKTGNPFYVEHSPFAYPIAAITFGAAIILIAYGGGDLFTGNTFYYTFTALRKKMAWVQVARMWAYSYIGNIIGAAAFAFLIYTTGLFDDNSVNGFLLSVAEKKTLAPTSELFFRGILCNWLVCLAFFLPMSMKGDGAKMFAMVFFVYCFFISGYEHSIANMCTFAISMVLDDPQSVTFAGVIHNLIPVTIGNLIGGGIMMGWMYYYANKPFFEE, translated from the coding sequence TTGGAAGTACAAGCCTTGCAGGAGGTCGAAAAACTGGCCTTAAAAAAGCACAAAATTTTTAAACAAAGCAAAACACGCTATCTGGCCAGAGCTGCCCTGGCTTCGATGTTCATCGGTTTTGGGGTAATTGTTGCGTTCAAGACGGGTAATCCATTTTATGTAGAACACTCGCCCTTTGCCTATCCTATAGCGGCCATTACATTCGGTGCCGCCATTATCCTGATTGCCTATGGTGGAGGTGACCTGTTCACAGGGAACACCTTTTATTATACGTTTACGGCACTGAGGAAAAAAATGGCCTGGGTGCAGGTAGCCAGGATGTGGGCTTACAGCTATATCGGCAATATCATTGGCGCAGCTGCATTTGCTTTTTTGATCTACACAACGGGATTGTTTGATGACAATTCCGTAAACGGATTCTTGTTAAGCGTCGCTGAAAAAAAGACACTCGCGCCAACTTCAGAGCTATTTTTCAGGGGAATTCTCTGTAACTGGCTCGTTTGCCTGGCGTTCTTCCTGCCGATGTCAATGAAGGGCGACGGAGCAAAAATGTTCGCAATGGTGTTCTTCGTCTACTGCTTCTTCATTTCGGGCTATGAGCACAGCATTGCCAATATGTGCACCTTTGCGATTAGCATGGTCCTCGATGACCCACAGTCTGTTACTTTTGCCGGGGTAATTCATAATCTGATTCCCGTGACGATCGGCAATCTCATAGGTGGCGGGATTATGATGGGCTGGATGTATTATTACGCGAACAAACCATTTTTTGAGGAATGA
- a CDS encoding MFS transporter — protein sequence MTQQQKAKRNLMIMWFANFFIAGSMTMVMPFLSLYIETFGDFSERYVQNWSGLTFGITFVTAFLFSPAIGRLGDRFGRKMILIFMAFGMGFSVFLLGLASSVWELFLLRMFMGLFSGFIPVSQALISTQTPKEQAGKVLGTLQTGSITGALLGPMIGGILADSLGYAATFQSTSAFIVLSGLLVFMVMEYRIDIKKGTKTNYSRKEVLQHIFKNPIMVNVLLMSMLVQIAHFSIQPILSLYVGELHGPENLAFFSGIAFSAAGLGNLLMARKWGQIADRVGYIKILVVLLFLSAIIYLPGGFVDNIWQLVLIRFLLGITIGGIIPVRVAYIRQEAPVAMQGEVLGYNTSLRFFGNIVGPILGGFLAGYFGFTSVFVLTSGLLLVSGIVLFASMQRNPQFVRDTF from the coding sequence ATGACCCAGCAGCAAAAGGCAAAACGGAATTTGATGATCATGTGGTTCGCGAATTTCTTCATTGCCGGCAGCATGACAATGGTGATGCCTTTTCTATCCTTGTACATTGAGACTTTCGGTGATTTTTCAGAAAGGTATGTTCAGAACTGGTCGGGATTGACGTTCGGGATTACATTCGTCACTGCATTTCTATTCTCTCCGGCAATCGGCAGGCTGGGGGACCGGTTCGGCCGAAAAATGATCCTGATTTTCATGGCTTTCGGAATGGGATTTTCGGTTTTCCTGTTAGGATTAGCCAGTTCAGTATGGGAATTATTTTTACTAAGGATGTTCATGGGATTATTCTCAGGCTTCATCCCTGTTTCACAGGCCCTGATCTCTACACAGACACCAAAGGAACAGGCCGGAAAGGTTTTAGGGACTCTTCAGACTGGCAGCATAACCGGCGCCCTTCTAGGACCGATGATCGGCGGGATTCTTGCTGACTCTCTAGGCTACGCAGCAACCTTCCAATCAACCTCAGCCTTCATCGTCCTGTCAGGATTGTTAGTGTTCATGGTAATGGAATACAGGATTGATATCAAAAAAGGAACAAAAACGAATTACAGCCGCAAAGAAGTTCTTCAGCATATTTTTAAAAACCCAATCATGGTCAATGTCCTGCTCATGTCGATGCTTGTGCAGATTGCCCATTTCAGTATCCAGCCCATCCTGTCGCTATATGTGGGAGAGCTGCATGGACCAGAAAACCTTGCATTCTTTTCTGGAATCGCCTTTTCGGCAGCAGGACTCGGCAATTTGCTAATGGCACGGAAATGGGGCCAAATTGCCGACCGGGTTGGCTATATTAAAATTCTTGTCGTGCTCCTGTTTTTATCTGCGATCATCTATCTGCCAGGCGGTTTTGTGGATAACATCTGGCAGCTTGTCCTGATCCGTTTCCTGCTGGGCATTACCATCGGCGGCATTATCCCTGTCAGGGTTGCCTATATCAGGCAGGAGGCCCCGGTGGCAATGCAGGGCGAGGTGCTCGGCTACAACACAAGCCTCCGTTTCTTCGGGAACATTGTCGGTCCAATACTGGGCGGTTTTCTTGCAGGATACTTCGGTTTCACCTCGGTATTCGTCCTGACAAGCGGACTTCTGCTCGTAAGCGGCATTGTCCTGTTTGCATCGATGCAGCGCAATCCCCAGTTCGTTAGAGATACTTTTTAA
- a CDS encoding ABC transporter permease, translated as MEAKLPFQQEPTQKKTFELFQFLYKYGTILTIFVLVAIFAAANPSFINGDNVINILRSISIVTIIAIGITISLTVDGFDLSVGSVASLSNAIVISMFVWFSQNTLIAVLSAIAAALIVGTLNSLMILKLKIPDMLMTLAMMFIIQGTALTYTKGATVSENMILSDGSFSTGTISPFFAKIGQVPWIILIMAIAVIIVHIFLTYTKHGRYMYVIGGNKEAARLSGIPVNRYKTAAYLLSALFAAIGGIVLASRVMTAEINAGSPYLMDSVAAAFIGFSVLGAGKPNAFGTFVGAVLIGILQNGLVMMSVPYYAMDIVKGTVLAFALGITYYKQKL; from the coding sequence ATGGAAGCGAAACTCCCATTTCAGCAAGAACCAACGCAAAAAAAGACATTCGAATTGTTCCAGTTCCTATATAAATATGGGACGATTTTGACAATCTTTGTCCTGGTCGCCATCTTCGCGGCAGCGAATCCTTCTTTTATCAACGGCGATAATGTCATTAATATACTCCGTTCGATTTCAATCGTTACAATAATCGCGATTGGCATCACCATATCGCTGACAGTTGATGGCTTTGATTTATCCGTCGGCTCTGTCGCATCCTTGTCCAACGCCATCGTCATCTCGATGTTTGTCTGGTTCTCGCAAAACACTCTGATTGCGGTATTATCAGCGATCGCCGCCGCCTTGATTGTAGGGACACTCAATTCATTGATGATCTTGAAGCTGAAGATTCCGGACATGCTGATGACACTGGCGATGATGTTCATCATCCAGGGAACAGCGCTGACTTATACGAAGGGCGCGACGGTTTCGGAGAATATGATTCTGTCTGATGGAAGTTTTTCCACAGGAACAATCAGCCCATTTTTCGCTAAAATAGGGCAGGTTCCGTGGATCATCCTGATCATGGCGATCGCCGTCATAATTGTCCATATATTCCTGACATACACAAAACATGGCCGCTATATGTATGTGATTGGCGGCAATAAAGAAGCGGCCAGGCTTTCAGGCATTCCAGTCAACCGCTATAAAACAGCAGCCTACCTGCTATCAGCTTTATTCGCGGCAATTGGCGGGATTGTTTTGGCCTCCCGTGTCATGACTGCAGAAATCAATGCAGGTTCTCCTTATCTGATGGATTCAGTGGCCGCTGCTTTTATTGGGTTTTCCGTTCTTGGAGCTGGCAAGCCAAACGCATTCGGTACATTCGTCGGGGCGGTGTTAATCGGCATTTTGCAAAATGGTCTTGTGATGATGTCGGTCCCGTATTATGCGATGGATATCGTGAAGGGTACAGTACTTGCATTTGCCCTTGGCATCACCTATTACAAGCAGAAACTTTAG
- a CDS encoding M14 family metallopeptidase produces MDIYVRRGDSFWYFSNLFNIPLQLIIDSNRDIDPNALDVGQTVRIPGFAAVDYRIRAGDTLWKIAQSRNLQVDALLLANRNINPNGLYIGQMIKVPLRITWRIVQGKKNYDYASLMSDLRRLENVYPFMRVPSIGNSVLGKSIPETLIGNGNKRVHYNGSFHANEWITTPIIMTFLNDYLLALTNKSSIRGLSMQNFYGQTTLSIVPMVNPDGVNLVLNGPPEAEPWNERVVELNRGSQDFSGWKANIRGVDLNDQFPAKWELEKERNPSQPGPRDYVGPNPLSEPEAVAMAEMTRRRDFARVLAFHTQGEVIYWGFENLEPPESETMVNEFARVSGYQPVKTIESYAGYKDWFIQDWRRPGFTVELGFGINPLPLSQFDEIYEEALGIFLAGLYL; encoded by the coding sequence ATGGATATATATGTGAGAAGAGGAGATTCATTTTGGTATTTCAGTAATTTGTTCAACATCCCTCTCCAGTTAATCATAGATTCCAACCGTGATATCGATCCGAATGCTCTGGATGTGGGGCAGACGGTTAGGATTCCTGGTTTTGCAGCGGTGGATTACCGGATCCGTGCAGGGGATACTCTTTGGAAGATTGCCCAAAGCAGAAATTTACAGGTGGATGCACTGCTGCTGGCAAACCGAAATATTAACCCAAACGGTTTGTACATCGGACAGATGATCAAGGTCCCATTAAGAATTACCTGGAGAATTGTCCAGGGGAAAAAGAATTATGATTATGCCTCACTGATGAGTGATTTGCGACGATTGGAAAATGTATATCCTTTCATGAGAGTGCCTTCGATTGGCAACTCAGTTTTAGGAAAAAGTATTCCGGAAACTCTGATTGGGAACGGAAATAAACGGGTTCACTATAATGGATCGTTCCATGCCAATGAATGGATCACCACTCCCATCATCATGACTTTTCTGAACGACTATCTTTTGGCTTTGACAAATAAGTCCTCCATTCGCGGACTGTCCATGCAGAATTTCTATGGACAGACAACATTATCGATTGTGCCGATGGTCAATCCTGATGGAGTCAATCTTGTGCTCAATGGGCCGCCTGAAGCAGAGCCATGGAATGAAAGAGTAGTAGAATTAAATAGAGGAAGCCAGGATTTCAGCGGATGGAAGGCCAATATCAGAGGTGTGGACCTGAACGACCAGTTCCCGGCAAAATGGGAGCTTGAAAAAGAACGCAATCCAAGTCAGCCTGGCCCGAGGGACTATGTTGGGCCAAACCCATTATCCGAGCCAGAAGCGGTTGCGATGGCAGAAATGACGAGAAGGCGCGATTTTGCCCGGGTTCTGGCTTTCCATACGCAGGGAGAAGTCATTTACTGGGGCTTTGAAAATCTTGAGCCGCCTGAATCAGAAACAATGGTCAATGAATTTGCCAGGGTGAGCGGTTACCAGCCGGTAAAAACTATCGAGAGCTATGCTGGCTATAAAGATTGGTTCATCCAGGATTGGCGCCGCCCGGGCTTTACCGTCGAGCTTGGCTTCGGAATAAACCCGCTGCCGCTATCGCAATTCGATGAGATTTATGAAGAAGCATTGGGGATTTTCCTTGCAGGACTTTATCTATGA
- a CDS encoding amino acid ABC transporter permease — translation MDFRFDIIVEYSPYLVKGTLLTIGLSLAGILIGTILGLFIGLGKIQRRKLLTWPFVWYITFFRGTPLFVQILLIHFGVVPMLIGETNGIVATIIALSLNAAAYIAEIFRAGIQSIDRGQMEAARSLGMTHVQAMRYVILPQAFKRMIPPLGNEFIVLIKESSLAAIVATPEIMYWGRAMAGQYYRVWEPYLTAAVIYLILTLSLSFLLNLLERRLKTE, via the coding sequence ATGGATTTTCGTTTTGATATTATTGTTGAATATTCTCCTTATCTAGTAAAAGGCACGCTTCTTACAATTGGACTATCATTGGCGGGGATTTTAATCGGGACAATCCTCGGCCTGTTCATCGGGCTTGGCAAAATACAGCGCCGAAAACTGCTGACCTGGCCTTTTGTCTGGTATATTACTTTCTTCCGGGGAACCCCGTTATTTGTGCAAATATTGCTGATTCATTTTGGTGTCGTCCCCATGCTCATAGGGGAGACAAATGGGATTGTTGCGACCATCATCGCCCTGTCCCTAAATGCGGCGGCGTATATCGCAGAGATTTTCAGGGCAGGAATCCAGTCGATCGACCGCGGGCAGATGGAAGCCGCCCGCTCGCTTGGAATGACCCATGTCCAGGCGATGAGGTATGTCATTTTACCGCAGGCCTTCAAGCGGATGATTCCTCCTCTTGGAAATGAATTCATCGTGCTTATTAAGGAATCATCACTAGCCGCCATTGTCGCGACTCCTGAAATCATGTACTGGGGCCGGGCGATGGCAGGCCAGTATTATCGCGTATGGGAACCATACCTCACCGCAGCAGTCATATATCTCATCCTGACACTCTCGCTTAGCTTTTTACTAAATCTCCTTGAAAGAAGGCTGAAAACAGAATGA
- a CDS encoding MBL fold metallo-hydrolase, translating into MRVIKEGFLYQLTFMPRFFPVNCYFIEEEDGLTLIDAALPYSAKPILQAAEKIGKQIKRIILTHAHGDHIGALDELKAKLGVPVYISDRDARLLAGDTSLDSTELQTPIRGGVPKNIKTSPDILIKEGDHIGSLLAISTPGHTPGSMSFLDQRTNMLIAGDAFQTRGGTAVSGVTIPWFPFPAMATWNKETALHSARKIHELNPSLLAVGHGELLRDPGAIIEKAIQKAEEAFTK; encoded by the coding sequence ATGAGAGTGATCAAAGAGGGGTTTTTATATCAGCTTACGTTCATGCCAAGGTTTTTTCCTGTCAATTGTTATTTTATCGAGGAGGAGGATGGTCTGACTTTAATTGATGCGGCGCTACCGTATAGCGCAAAGCCGATTTTGCAGGCAGCTGAAAAAATCGGAAAACAAATCAAACGGATTATTTTGACCCATGCTCATGGCGATCACATTGGCGCACTTGATGAGCTGAAAGCTAAACTGGGTGTTCCGGTTTATATTTCTGATCGCGATGCGCGCCTTTTAGCCGGTGATACATCTCTTGACTCAACCGAACTTCAGACACCGATTCGCGGCGGCGTACCAAAGAACATCAAAACAAGTCCGGATATACTTATAAAGGAAGGGGATCATATCGGTTCTTTGCTGGCAATCTCAACTCCAGGGCATACCCCGGGATCGATGTCATTCCTTGACCAGAGAACAAATATGCTGATAGCGGGTGATGCATTCCAAACTAGGGGAGGAACAGCCGTGTCTGGTGTGACCATACCGTGGTTTCCTTTTCCGGCAATGGCTACATGGAACAAAGAAACAGCCTTGCATAGCGCCCGGAAAATTCATGAGCTAAACCCAAGCCTGCTGGCTGTGGGGCACGGGGAATTGCTTCGAGATCCTGGAGCAATTATTGAAAAAGCCATCCAAAAAGCTGAAGAAGCTTTTACAAAATAA
- a CDS encoding VOC family protein has protein sequence MKFKFKAIDHIQLAAPKGSEEQARRFFGEILGFEEVEKPAELKKRGGAWFQYGNCQIHIGIEEPFVPARKAHPAFEIENIEGLKEHLAVAGVEYIEDDKLPGANRIYVDDPFGNRIELLEWIS, from the coding sequence ATGAAGTTTAAATTCAAAGCGATAGACCACATTCAGCTTGCTGCACCTAAGGGTTCAGAAGAGCAGGCCAGGAGATTTTTCGGGGAAATATTAGGGTTTGAAGAAGTCGAAAAGCCGGCAGAGTTGAAAAAGCGGGGCGGAGCATGGTTTCAATACGGGAATTGCCAAATCCATATTGGCATAGAGGAGCCTTTTGTCCCAGCACGCAAGGCGCATCCGGCGTTTGAAATCGAAAATATTGAAGGATTGAAGGAGCACCTTGCTGTAGCAGGAGTTGAATACATAGAAGATGATAAGCTTCCAGGCGCAAATAGGATTTATGTAGATGACCCGTTTGGCAATAGGATTGAATTATTGGAGTGGATCAGTTAG